In one window of Deinococcus radiophilus DNA:
- a CDS encoding helix-turn-helix transcriptional regulator, translated as MTLPDKALFTIKEAGEHLALSRASVYRLIDEGMLTRVYPRPRCARITRESLSAHLARAEQGSEAVRQAAELGRANRKEQQAQQAAQQQEQKRSGFLARFGLFGG; from the coding sequence ATGACTCTCCCCGACAAGGCCCTGTTCACCATCAAGGAAGCGGGCGAACACCTGGCCCTCAGCCGCGCCTCGGTGTACCGGCTGATTGATGAGGGAATGCTGACCCGCGTGTATCCCCGGCCCCGCTGCGCCCGGATTACCCGCGAAAGCCTGAGCGCCCACCTTGCCCGCGCCGAGCAAGGGAGTGAGGCGGTGCGCCAGGCCGCCGAGCTGGGCCGGGCCAACCGCAAGGAGCAACAAGCACAGCAGGCCGCGCAGCAGCAGGAGCAGAAGCGAAGCGGGTTCCTGGCTCGGTTTGGGTTGTTCGGGGGCTGA
- a CDS encoding AbrB/MazE/SpoVT family DNA-binding domain-containing protein — protein sequence MMNFTVSVREHGRLNLPKRLRMALHLQEQDDLVFRIRADGTAEVVSASILAQQGRGLFGHLKVEESETDAFIAERHAEAGAEG from the coding sequence ATGATGAACTTTACTGTTTCTGTCCGTGAGCATGGACGGCTGAATTTACCAAAGCGACTTCGCATGGCACTGCACCTTCAGGAACAGGATGATCTGGTCTTCCGTATCCGGGCAGACGGCACAGCGGAAGTGGTTTCGGCCAGCATCCTGGCCCAGCAAGGCAGAGGGCTTTTCGGACATCTGAAAGTAGAGGAAAGTGAAACCGATGCCTTTATCGCTGAACGCCACGCCGAAGCCGGAGCCGAGGGGTGA
- a CDS encoding type II toxin-antitoxin system VapC family toxin encodes MTVLDASALLTYLFGEPGTDAVQERLPGSVMHTVNLAEVLSKLAERGLSPEDAQAQLEAAGLSQVITIDPGVPEDAYTVARLRPLTRGQGLSLGDRYCLALGQRLRQPVATMDRAWGELELGLEIEVLR; translated from the coding sequence GTGACGGTACTGGATGCCAGTGCCCTACTGACCTATCTGTTTGGGGAACCGGGGACGGACGCTGTTCAGGAGCGTTTGCCCGGTTCGGTCATGCACACGGTCAATCTTGCCGAAGTGCTGTCCAAGCTGGCGGAGCGGGGGCTGTCACCAGAAGATGCTCAGGCCCAGCTGGAGGCGGCGGGCCTCTCACAAGTGATCACCATTGATCCCGGGGTGCCGGAGGACGCCTACACCGTTGCCCGCCTGCGCCCGCTGACCCGTGGGCAGGGCCTGAGCCTGGGAGACCGTTACTGTCTGGCCCTGGGGCAGCGCCTGAGGCAGCCGGTAGCGACGATGGACCGGGCCTGGGGCGAGTTGGAGTTGGGGCTGGAAATTGAGGTGTTGCGGTAA
- a CDS encoding antitoxin, with protein MTTAKIFQTGRSQAVRLPKAFRFEGQEVTIKRVSTGVLLIPNTPGSHEEFWQAWYAALPEVDVPLTREDLPQQERNWDL; from the coding sequence ATGACCACAGCCAAGATTTTCCAGACCGGCCGCTCGCAGGCCGTACGGCTTCCCAAGGCTTTCCGCTTCGAAGGGCAGGAAGTCACTATTAAGCGGGTCTCTACTGGCGTGCTGCTGATTCCCAACACTCCAGGCAGCCATGAAGAGTTCTGGCAGGCGTGGTATGCCGCGCTGCCTGAAGTGGACGTGCCCCTGACCCGTGAAGACCTGCCCCAGCAAGAACGGAACTGGGACCTGTGA
- the vapC gene encoding type II toxin-antitoxin system tRNA(fMet)-specific endonuclease VapC, with protein MSLTHLLDTNTCIYILGRRPPHVAERFAEHPADAIGLSSITLAELRYGVSKSGSVRNAAVLEAFVEPLEVLPFGAEATEHYGALRAALEAGGRPIGAMDLLIAAHALSLGATLVTNNVKEFERVPDLRLENWF; from the coding sequence GTGAGCCTCACCCACCTGCTGGACACCAACACCTGCATCTACATCTTAGGCCGCCGACCGCCTCACGTGGCCGAGCGGTTTGCCGAGCATCCAGCCGACGCCATCGGGCTATCAAGCATCACCCTCGCGGAGCTGCGGTATGGCGTGAGCAAAAGCGGGTCGGTCAGGAACGCGGCTGTGCTGGAGGCGTTCGTCGAGCCGCTGGAAGTATTGCCTTTTGGCGCAGAGGCCACCGAGCATTACGGCGCGCTGCGGGCGGCGCTGGAAGCGGGTGGGCGTCCCATTGGCGCGATGGACCTTCTCATTGCAGCCCACGCCCTTTCCCTCGGGGCAACGCTGGTGACCAACAACGTCAAAGAGTTTGAGCGCGTCCCTGACCTGCGATTGGAGAACTGGTTTTGA
- a CDS encoding tyrosine-type recombinase/integrase: MIDHITAFEHYLKLEEGRSPATIRNYAGDVRQLRAFLESDAYPLPQRGRDWAQVTAADLRLFLATLNPKPHRYHRLLASWRKFWAFLRDVQRLPLVGDPAAEIKRPKLPQRLPKYLESPDIAKLLQAAHDNPRPSVGLRNWAFLAFLYGTGARLSEVLGLTFDRITYSDTLPTAVTVIGKGDKERFVPLSPTAQRALMQWLQVRRVEGHPTSPYVWSYLSGANRGQPFGARNMQKMMDAAARKAGLDPAKVSPHKLRHSYATALVEHGRSLHEIGTILGHENPATTAIYGRVKAQQLAQAAASLPDVF; the protein is encoded by the coding sequence TTGATAGACCACATCACCGCTTTTGAGCACTACCTGAAGTTGGAAGAGGGCCGCAGCCCGGCCACCATCCGCAACTACGCGGGCGACGTTCGCCAGCTGCGGGCCTTCTTGGAATCCGACGCCTATCCCCTGCCCCAGCGTGGCCGCGACTGGGCACAGGTCACGGCGGCTGACCTGCGGCTGTTTCTGGCGACCCTCAACCCCAAGCCACACCGCTACCACCGCCTGCTGGCTTCATGGCGTAAGTTCTGGGCCTTCCTGCGCGACGTGCAGCGGCTCCCGCTGGTGGGCGACCCCGCCGCCGAAATCAAACGGCCCAAGCTCCCGCAGCGTCTGCCCAAGTACCTGGAAAGCCCGGATATTGCCAAGCTCCTTCAGGCAGCGCACGACAACCCCCGGCCAAGCGTGGGCCTGCGGAACTGGGCGTTCCTGGCGTTCCTGTATGGCACGGGCGCACGGCTGAGCGAGGTGCTGGGTCTGACCTTTGACCGCATCACCTACAGCGACACCCTGCCCACTGCTGTTACGGTCATCGGCAAGGGCGACAAGGAACGGTTTGTGCCGCTCTCCCCCACCGCGCAGCGGGCGCTGATGCAGTGGCTCCAGGTGCGCCGGGTGGAAGGCCACCCCACCAGCCCGTATGTCTGGTCTTACCTGAGCGGCGCAAACCGGGGCCAGCCGTTTGGAGCCAGGAACATGCAGAAGATGATGGACGCGGCGGCCAGGAAAGCGGGCCTGGACCCGGCGAAGGTCAGCCCGCACAAGCTCAGGCACTCCTACGCCACCGCCCTGGTCGAGCATGGCCGCAGCCTCCACGAAATCGGGACCATCCTGGGCCACGAGAACCCGGCCACCACGGCGATTTATGGCCGGGTCAAGGCGCAGCAACTCGCACAGGCGGCGGCGAGTTTGCCGGACGTGTTCTGA
- a CDS encoding type II toxin-antitoxin system HigB family toxin — protein sequence MNVISKNTLMAFAEDHPDAQEALDDWYRHMRKAEYTCFADVKEDYRSADWVGGHIVFNICGNRYRLIVTSNFQYKTFWIKFIGTHKEYDAWKP from the coding sequence ATGAACGTCATCTCCAAAAACACCCTGATGGCGTTCGCCGAGGACCATCCTGACGCCCAGGAGGCTCTGGACGACTGGTACCGGCACATGCGGAAAGCCGAGTACACCTGCTTTGCCGACGTGAAAGAGGATTACCGCAGTGCCGACTGGGTCGGGGGCCACATCGTGTTCAATATCTGCGGCAACCGCTACCGCCTGATTGTGACCAGCAATTTCCAGTACAAGACCTTCTGGATTAAGTTTATTGGCACCCACAAGGAGTACGACGCATGGAAGCCCTGA